Below is a genomic region from Mycolicibacter hiberniae.
ACCAGCAGTTGAGAGTTGCAACCGGTCACATGAAACAGCGGGACGGAGATCAGGGTGCGAAACTCCTCGCCCAGCGCCCGGGACTGACCCAGGACACGCACCATGTTCTCGGCGTTGGTCAAAAAAGCTTCGTGGGTGGTGGGCACGCCTTTGGGGCTGCCGGTGGTTCCGGAGGTGTAGAACAGCGCCGCGGTGTCGGCCGCCTCGAGCCCGTCGACCACGTACGGCTGTCCATCGGGCAGAGCGGTGCCGGGTGCGAGATCGACCCGGACGCCGGCGTCGGCGAGCATGAAGTCGACTTCCGGTGCGGCCGAGCGGGTGTTGACGGCCACCGGTATTCCACCGGCCATCAGCGTTCCCCAGAACGCCAGCACCCAGTCCAGTCCCGCCGGGTAGCGCAACGCGACCCGGTCACCACGGTTGAGCCCGTCGGCCCGCAGCCCGCCGGCCACCCGCGCGGCCCGCTGCCACAACTGCCGGTAGGTCAGCCGGCCGCCCCCGAGTTCGACGACGGCCTCGCTGTGCGGCCGCTGCTCGGCCTGCTCGGCCAGCAGCTCGACCAACGAGGTGGGCAGCCGCTCGTAGTGCGCGACGCCGTTGCGGTCATGGACCACTCCGGTCGTCGGAAAAGGATTGTGCCGCCGCGGTATTCCGATGATCCCGATCATGAACGGGCCGTCATCGCCGCCGCAGCCGGATCTGCACCACCGCCCGCAGGGTCCCGCGCACCGCGTAGATCGCCGACAGGACGCACGCGATGATCAGCACGATGAACATCGGCAGCCAGTTGCCGCGGTCGTGGTTGACGTGCCACCAGACGTAAGCGAACAACACCGAGGAGACGAACAGGACCAGGTCGCGCCAGTTGCCCTGATAGGAGAACGCCGCGGCTCGCAGCGCCCGCGTCTGGTCGGACGCGGCGACCAGATCGTCGATGCGCTCGCCGATGACGCGCTGCACCTCCGCGCGGCGCGCAGTATCCTCCCGCGGGATCCGGTCGAGCAGGTCGAGGTCTTGCTTGATCAGGCTGCGCATATCCGGGCCCCTGAGCTGCCCGGCCGCCGCTGTCAGCAGGGCGCCGCCGAAAACCGGTGCCGCGCCCAGCGCCGTACTCAGCAGTGTGGGCATCGTTGCACCGTTCCTTTCCGTGACGTCCCGGCCACCCTACGACCTCACGCGAGAATTACCGTGCCATCGGGCGCAATCCGCCAGCCGGGATTGTGGGCGATCTCCCAGATCAGCCCGTTGGGATCTTGGACGTGCGCATGGAAGACGCCGCCGAACTGGCCGGCCTGCGGCGGCTTGAGCACCACTGCGCCCGCCTCGGCCATGGCGTCGGTCAGTGCCGTCACCGCTTCGGGACTCCCGACGTTGTGCGCGACAGTCACCCCGCCGACCCGGCCATGGCCACCGGCAAGCCCGAGGTCTTCGTTGAACTTCTCGGCCGCGAAAAAGCCCAGCACCTGTCCGGGCGCAGACTGATAGAAGACGATCTCCCCCTCGACGTCGAGCAGGGGGTTCCAGCCCAGCGCGGCGTAGAAACTCCGGGTCGCGTGCAGGTCGGTTGCCGCGATGGTGACGAAATGCACCCGTTGTTCCATCCGGCCAGCCTAGAGTGGCCCGCGCGGGTCAGCTCTTGAACGGCAACACCTTGTTGAGCTGGTCGGGTTGCTTGCGCAGGCTGCACCGGCATACTGCGACCAACACCGGCAGGGTGCGGCTAGTCTGCTCGACAACACGACGTGACGAGAAGGGGTCGACAGTGAAGCGCTACCTCAGCGGAGGTTTGGCCACCGCGCTGGCTGCCGCCGGGCTGACAGCCGGTTGGCTGATCGCGTCGGCGCCGCCGGCTCAGGCAGGGTGCCAGGACAACCCGCTGCTGTTCTTCTCCACCGCCCAGAAGTGCGATGGCCCGATCCAACCCGACGGCAGCTGGCAGCGCTGCGTCATCTACTACTACGAGCCGCCGAAATCACCGCCATCCCAGCAAGATTGCCACTCGATGGGGCCGGGCCGGGATTATCCCTTTCACTCGTTCTACGAGCCGGTAACCCACATCGACCCGTAGCGGGGCTCACTGCGTCAACGTCGCGGCCACCGTCGCGCCCAGTTCCCAACACGCTTCCAGCTCAGGCTTTCCCGGCTTTCCCGACACCACGACCGAGTCGGCCGCTTTGACCCATCCCAGTCCCGTCGTGATGGCGTCGACAGCCCGTTCGGCACCCTCGGTTCCTTCGTTGCCGTGCAGGTACAGGCCGTACGGCCGACCGCGGGTCGAGTCCAGGATCGGGTAGTAACAGACGTCGAAGGCGTGCTTGAGCGCGCCGCTGATGTAGCCGAGGTTGGCGGGGCTGCCCAGCAGGTAGCCGTCGGCGGCCAGCATGTCGGTGGGCGACACCTCCAGCGCGGCGCGGCGCACCACCTGCACGCCCTCGATCTCAGGGGCGGTGGCCCCGGCCAGCACCGCCTCGAACATGGCCTGACAGTGCGGCGACGGCGTGTGGTGCACCAGCAGGAGCGTCTTGCTCACCGCTTCTCCTGCATCGCGACCGCGGTCTTCATCGCCTCCCGGGCGCGACGGCGGTCCCCGGCGAACTCGTAGGCCCGGGCCAATCGGTACCAGCGCCGCCAATTGTCGGGGTCGGCGTCGAGTTCGGCGCGCACCGTGTGGAACAGAGCGTCGGCGGCCTCTCGTTCGAAGCGACCCGAGGGCCGTCGCGGCAAAACGCTGGGGTCCAGATCCATGCCGTCCTCGGCGATCAACCGGGACAGTCGCTGGACGGCGAATCCGTCGCGCAGGGTTGCGACCATCGCCCACAGCCCCAGCACCGGCATGATCAGCAGCGCCAGGCCCAGCCCGATCGCCGTCTTGGAATCGGAGGTGATCAGCAACACCGCGATCCGGCCCAGGAACACCAGATACATCAGCAGCGCCACGCACATGAACGCGACGAGCACCTTCACCCGGGCGGCCGGCGACACCTTCATCACAACTACTTCAGGTCGAGCAGGGGCTCGATGCCGATGGTGAGTCCGGGGAATTCAGCGATCCGGCGCACCGCCAGCAGCACCCCGGGAACGAACGAGGTCCGGTCAATGCTGTCGTGCCGGATGGTCAGCGTCTCGCCAAGGGTGCCGAACAGGACTTCCTGATGGGCGACCAGACCGGCCAGCCGGACCGAGTGCACCGGCACGCCGTCGACGTCTGCGCCGCGGGCACCGGGCAGGCCGGTGCTGGTGGCGTCGGGGTTGGGCGGCAGCCCTTTTCGGGCCTGCGCGATCAGCTGAGCCGTACGGGTCGCGGTGCCCGACGGTGCGTCGGCCTTCTGCGGGTGGTGCAGTTCGATGACCTCCACCGACTCGAAGAATTTCGCGGCCTGGGCCGCGAAATGCATCGACAGTACCGCGCCGATGGCGAAATTCGGTGCGATCAGTACCGCAGCCCCGGGCTTGGCGGCCAGCCAGGAGCGCACCTGGCCGAGCCGCTCCTCGGTGAACCCGGTGGTGCCGACTACGGCATGAATACCGTTGTCGATCAAGAACTTCAGGTTGTCCATCACCACATCGGGATGGGTGAAGTCGATCACCACCTCGGTGCCGCCATCGGTCAACAGGCTCAGTGGATCACCGGCGTCGACCTTGGCGGACAGGGTCAGATCTTCGGCGGCTTCCACCGCCGCCACCATTGTGGCGCCGACTTTGCCCCTGGCGCCCAGCACTGCTACCCGCATGGCTGCCACCCTAGTGGTGATCGCAAGCGCGGCGAAGCCGGGCGTAGCGGGTCACCACCATCAGCACCGGTGATCGCAAGCGCGGCGAAGCCGGGCGCAGCGGGCCACCACCATCAGGACACTTCCCTCCGGGGCTGCCCGGATGCGCCAGCATCTGCCAGCCGTTCGGCCACGAAACTGACCATCAGGGCAAACGCGGCCCGGCTGTCGGGCAGAAAGGGGAACAGCGCCGGGAAGGCGTGCAGCTCGCGGGCCCACACCTCGAGGCGGCTGGACCGGCCCGCCCGCTGCAGCGCGTCGTGCAGCCGCTCGGCGTCGCACCGCAGGATCTCCGACTCGGCCGCGATCAACAGCGCCGGGGGCATGGTCTGCAGCGGACCGTTGATCGGGGACAGCTCATGCCGCAGGGTCGCCGAGGGACACACCAGATCGATGATGTCGGGCAGCACCGCCGGGATTCCGAACGCGTCTGCGGTTCGGTTCGAATGCGTGCTGCGAGCGATGCCGTCCAGTTCCAGCAGCGCCGAGATCCCGATCACCCCGGCTGGGGCGGGCAAGCCGCGCTGCTGGCTGCTCAGCGCGGTCGCAAAAGCCAGGAAACCCCCGGCGGAGTCGCCGGCCAGCACCGTCTTGGCGGGGTCGGCACCCATGTCGAGCAGCCACCGGTAGGCGCTGACGCAGTCGTCCACCGACCCGTCCACGGTCACCTGGGGGTACTGCCGGTAGTCGACGTGCACCACCGGCAGCCCGGTACGCCGGGCGAGCTTGACCGCCACATGCAGGTGGGTGTCCAAGCCGCCGGTGACGAACCCGCCACCGTGGAAATACAAGATCGCGCCGCCGCCGAATGCCGCGTCGAGCGGCCGGGCGCGATCGATGCGCCGCACCACCTCGACGGGGACACCGGCCGCGGCAGCACGGGTGAATCCCACCCCAAAGAACGGCCGGACCCGCTGCAACCGGGCCAGGGTGTTGATCCGGCGCCCCATCGTGGGGGTCCGCTCGGCAAGCGCGCCGCTGCCGCCGCGCAGCACCAGGCGGCGCACCAGCCGCGGAGTGATGGCGTTGGCGACCGCATAGATGAGCTTCGCGGCAAGACTGGCGGGGTGAACGGGACCTGCCTGGAGCATCCGCGCAGTCTAGAGGGATGTCTGCCCGGGCGCGCGGTGAATGTGGCAAAGCGCGCCGCCGGCTCACGCCGTGGGGGCTCAGGCGTCGATGATGATCCGTCCCCCGTGGGACCGCGAAACGCAGACCAGCATTTCGTCGTCGCCCTCTGCGGTGCGTCCGCGCCGGTCGACATCGCCGGCGATCACCCTGACCTTGCAGGTGCCGCAGAATCCCTGCCGGCAGGAGCAGGCGGTTGTCGGGTCGGCGTCGAGCATCACCTCCAGCGCCGAGCGGTCTGCGGGGATCGTCAGCACCCGGCGGGACCGGGCCAGCTCCAACTCGAACGGCGCCCCATCGACCACCGGCGGCGGGCTGAACCGCTCGTAATGCAGCGGCGCGTCGGCATGGCTGTTGCGCGTGACCCGCACCGCCTCGAGCATCGCGCTGGGACCGCAGACGTACACCGAGGTCTGCGGACCGGCGCCGGCCAGCAGCTCGTCGGTGCTGGCGAGGCGTCCGTGCTCGTCGTCGGCCCATACCGTGACCCGCTCGGGGTCGACCGCCAGCACCTCGTCGAGAAACGGCATGTCGGCCCGGCTGCGGCCGGCATAGACCGCGCGCCAGTCGGTTCCGCGGTGGGCGGCCTCGCGGAGCATCGGCAGCATCGGGGTCACCCCGATCCCGCCGATGATGAAGAGCACATCGCTTTCACCGGTTCCCAGGTAGAAGGCATTGCGCGGCCCCTCGAACAGCAACGTGTCGCCCTCCGCGTAAGCCTGGTGCATCTCGACCGAGCCACCGCCCCCGTCGTCGAGCCGGCGGACCGCGATGCGGTAATCGGTGCGGCGCCCCGGCGGGCCGCACAAGGAGTACTGCCGGCGGCGGCCGGACGGCAGCTGCACGTCGATGTGGCCCCCCGGCGTCCAGTGCGGCAACAGTCCGCCGTCGGGGTCGGCCAGGGTGAGGGCAAGCACGTCGCGGGTCACCATCTCCCGCTTGGTGACCACGGCCGTGATGGTCCGTGACACCGGCGCAACCTGGGCCGGCTTCCAGCGTGACAGGGATGTCGCTCCGCTGAGCAGCGTGATTCCGGCCCACAGCGCGTTGAACACCCGATCGTGCTTCCGGCGGCCGTAGAGGTCGGCGGGCCGTGACTCCCAGATCTGCGGTGCCATCTCAGGCCTGCCGTGCGTCATCACCGGACGTGGCCGCAGCGCCGGCCACGCCGAGCTGAATCCACTCGTCGGTGAGCCGGGCGATCACGCCGGGACGATCGATCACCACCCAGTGGCCGCCGTCGATGTCGACCACCCGGTGCACCGCCGGGATGGATCCGGTGAAACGTTGCAGGGCCGGGCTGACGAACACGTCCAGGCGTGGCGCGAGTACCTGGACCGCGACATCGGTGACGGGCAACGGCGCCGCCGGCTTCAGAAACGGTCCCGGCATGTTCGCGCGGTACAGGTTCAGTCCGTTGACGTAGTCGTTTTCGCCACGGGGCATGGCAGGCTGCGGATTGCCGGAGCGACCGATGCGGTCCAGCCAACCCAGGACCCGCACACCCAGCCCGGAGCGGAACGCCGCCTCGGGGACGCGGGGGGTCAAGAACAGCCAGATGTAGCTCGATTCCAGCAGCTGCCGGAACACGTCGGCAAGGGTGCGCAGGTTGCGCGCCGAGCGCAGGAACCGTCCGGCGTAGTCCAGGTGCGGACCCGAAATCGACGTGTAGGAGCCGACTTTGGCAGCGACGGTCGGGGCGGTGACAGCGGCCCACCCCTGGATCGAACCCCAGTCGTGGCCCAGTAAGTGGACCTGGTCGATACCGTGGCCGCCCAGGTGCTCGATCACCGCCGCGACGTCGTTGACCAGCTGCGGGAAGCGGTAGCCGGACTTCTCCCCCGGCGACGACGACTCCCCCGCGCCGCGTACGTCGTAGGCGACGACGTTGTAGCGGCCCGGATACTGCTCGATGAGCTCGCCTGCCACCCCGTCCCAGACGTGGTGATTGTCCGGGTAGCCGTGGATCGCCAGGATGGTCGCCCGCTGCGGGTCCAAGTCGGTGTAGGCGTGCACCGCCAGCCTGACTCCGTCAGGTGACGTCACAGTGGTCGTGGTCGGGTTGGTCATCGACTGCACTCCTCGTGGTTCGCCGCGCTGCGGTCAGTGTGTGGCGCGGGCGGCAGGTGATACGGCCAAGTAGTTCACGGCTTTCTCCACCCCACCGAGTTGCGCCGGGTGGAAACCCGGACGGTAGTAGGAGGCGATGGCCGGCAGGAACTCCCACGGCGAGGGCACCAGCCCGCGGCGCGCCGCGACGAACCAATCCCGCCAACGCGGCCTGGTCCCGGGCGGCAACAGCGGGTCGGCCTTGTACATGTAGCGCAGGCCGCGCACCCACATCATCAGCATCAGCGGCGTGACGGCAAGTTGGGTGCGGACCTGACGCAGGAATCCGGCCCGCAGGTGCTTCATCACGTCGAAGGCAACCGCCTTGTGTTCGACCTCTTCGGCGCCATGCCAGCGCAACATGTCCAGCATCACCGGGTGCACCCCGATCGCATCGAGTGCAGGGCTGTCGAGAATCCACTCGCCGAGAATGGCCGTGTAGTGCTCCACTGCGGCCACCAGAGCCACCCGCTCCAGCAACCAGCGCTGCTGGCGGCGCTCACCCCAGTGCGGCCGATCCCCGAGCAGCTTGCCGAACAGCCAGGCCATCTGGGCGGTGAACGGTGCCATGTCGACGCCGCGGGCCGCCAGGTGGTCCACGACCGCGGCGTGCGCCTGAGAGTGAGTGGCCTCCTGGCCGATGAAGCCCTGCACGTCCAGCCGAAGCTGATCGTCCTTGATCAGTGGCAGCGCCTGTTTGAACACTTCGACGAAGAACTCCTCGCCGGCAGGCAGTAGCAGGTGCAGCACATCGCAGAAGTGGGTGACGAACGGCTCGCCGGGCACGTAGTGCACAGGCAGCTCGGACCAGTCGAATCCGACGTCACGGGCCTGCAGCACGATGCGTTCGTGGTCCAGCCCTGCACCGGGCGCGTGCGGGCCCGCTGCGGTGTCGTCAACGCTGAGCATCCAGACCTCCCTTTTGGACAAATATACGGTGAATGTCAAGCAGGAGGCGGCCCGCGCAGACCCGGGCCTGGGAGCCCTAGACGTTGAGGGCCGCTGCGGTCGTCTCTGTTACGTGCTGATTACCAAGTGAGCGCACCGTTACGGCGCGGTTACATTGTCGGGCTCCCGTTTAAAAAGCTGTTAACCAGCTTGAACTCCAAGGCTCTCGCCAGGAAACGTCACAGGGCGTCACCAGCCGACCGTTCCGGGGCGGCCGAATAACGAGGAGAAGCTCAGTGACTTTTGTCACCGCACATACCGAGGAACTCAGGACAGCAGCCGACAGCCTCAGCGCTGCGGGCCTCGCGCTCGCAGCCCAGAACGCGGCGGCTCAAGTCCCGACGACCGGCGTGGTTCCCCCGTCCGCCGATGAGGTTTCGGCAACGACCGCCGCACGTTTTGCCGCGCACGCGCTGATGTACCAGCAGATCAGCTCGCAGGCGACGGCGATTCACGAGATGTTTGTGGCAACGCTTGCCGCCAGCAGCGACTCGTATGCCGCTGCCGAAGCCGCCAACGTGCTCGCAGCCGGTTGACGGTAGGAGGCAATGGCAATGGATTTCGCGATGCTTCCGCCGGAGATCAACTCCGGACGCATGTACGCCGGCCCGGGCGCCGGGTCACTGTTGGCGGCTGCGGCGGCCTGGGATGAACTGGGTGCCGAACTGCACACCACCGCAGCCAACTACCAGTCGGTGATCTCCGGCCTCACCAGCGGCGCCTGGCAGGGCGTCTCCTCGACACGCATGGCTGCGGCGGCCGCGCCGTACATCACGTGGCTCAGCGCCACCGGCGCACAGGCCGAGCAGACCGGCGCGCAGGCCAAGGCCGCGGCTACTGCACACGCGACCGCGTTCGCGATGACGGTGCCGCCTGCTGTTATCGCGGCCAACAGGGCACAGCTGGCCGCGCTGGTGGCGACCAACTTCTTCGGTCAGAACACCCCGGCGATCGCGGCCACCGAAGCCCAGTACGCCGAGATGTGGGCACAGGATGCCACCGCGATGTTCAGCTACGCGGTGGCCGCCGAGATCGCTTCGCAGGTAGCGCCGTTCGGCCCGCCCCCGCAGACCGCCAATCCGGGCGGAATGGCGGCGCAAGAAGCTGCGGCTGCCCAGGGACTTGGCCAAGGTGCAGCGCAAGCCGCGGTCAACGGGGTGATGGAGGCGTTGCCGGGCGCGGCACAATCGGCAATTCCCCCGGTTATCGGCGACATTCTCGCCGATCTCGGGGCGTTGGGCGTCACTCCGGTAGGAACTGCCCTGACCGTGGCCATCATCGCGGCCTTCATACCCGAGTACCTCATTGCGGGCGCCGCGCTTCCGTCGCCGTTCGGCTTGGGAGATGCGTCACCGATGTCCATCGCGGCAGGTGTACCTCTCGGTCTGGCCCCCACGTTGGCGGCACCTGCGTCGGCCGGCCTGGCCTCGGCCACGTCGGCCTCGGTCGGCAGCGCGCAATCGGTCAGCGGGCTGTCCGTTCCCAAAGCCTGGGCGACCGCGGCTCCCGAGATGCGCCTGGCGGCAGCGGAGGTCGAGGCCGCCAACGTGGTGGCCGCCGAGGGTGTGGGCGGCGGAATGTTCGGCGGGATGCCGCTGTTCGGCGGGGCGCCGCTGATGGCGATGGGCGGGCGCGGCGCCAACTCGCAATACCGCGAAAACAAGTCTGTCGAGGAGGCAAAGCGAAAGGCCGTCAAGGGACGGCGTTCCACGATGTGGTGAGCCGAACCCGGCTGCACCGATTTCACCTTGAGGAGAGCAAATCATGACTTCACGTTTTATGACCGACCCGGACGCGATGCGTGCGATGGCCGGCCGGTTCGATGTGCACGCGCAGACCGTTGAGGACGAGGCTCGCCGGATGTGGGCGTCGTCGACCAACATCTCCGGTGCCGGCTGGGGTGGTCTGGCGGAGCGGACGTCGTTGGACACCATGGGTCAGATGCAGACCGCGTTCCGCAACATCGTGACCATGTTGCACAGCGTGCGCGACGGCTTGATCCGCGACGCCAACCACTACGAGCAGCAGGAAGCTGCGTCCCAGCAGATCCTGTCGGGCAGCTAGAGCGAGCTAGAGCGAAAAGGGGAACACGCAGATGTCGATTAACTACCAGTTCGGTGATGTGGATGCCCACGGTGCGTTGATTCGTGCCCAGGCGGCGTCGTTGGAGGCCGAGCACCAGGCGATCGTGCACGACGTGCTGACTGCCGGGGACTTCTGGGGCGGCGCCGGTTCGGTGGCCTGCCAGGAGTTCGTGACGCAGTTGGGCCGCAACTTCGCGGTCATCTACGAGCAGGCCAACTCCCACGGTCAGAAAGTCCAGACCGCCGGGAACAACATGGCCAACACCGACGCGTCGGTCGGCTCCAGCTGGGCCTGAGCCCCAGCGGAGCTGTGTAGCAATCCATTTCATCCCCCGACCCGCGATGTCCGTGCCCGGCGCGGACATCGCGAGGCCGTGGAAACCACTTGTTTTTCGAGGAAGGCACGGCATTGGCCAAGAAGACAGCTGACGATATTCTCACTTTGATCTCCGACGAGTCGGTGGAGTACGTCGATGTCCGGTTCTGCGATCTACCCGGTCAGATGCAGCATCTGACCGTTCCCGCAGCCTCCCTCGACGCAGCCGCGTTCGAGGATGGGCTGGCCTTCGACGGGTCGTCGATCCGCGGATTCCAGTCCATCCACGAATCGGACATGATGCTGCTGCCCGACTACGAGACCGCCCGCATCGACCCCTTCCGGGCCGCCAAGACACTGAACCTGAACTTCTTCGTCCACGACCCGTTCACCCGCGAGCCCTACTCGCGTGACCCGCGCAACATCGCCCGCAAAGCCGAGAACTACCTCACCAGCACCGGCATCGCCGACACCGCCTACTTCGGCGCCGAAGCCGAGTTCTACATCTTCGACTCGGTGCGCTTCGACTCCCAGATCAACGGCTCGTTCTACAAGGTGGACTCGGGCGCCGGCTGGTGGAACACCGGCCGCACCACCGAAGCCGACGGCAGCCCCAACCTCGGCTACAAGGTCCGCCCCAAGGGCGGCTACTTCCCCGTCGCCCCCACCGACCAGTACGTCGACCTGCGCGACGCCATGTCGACCAACCTCACCAACGCCGGCTTCACCGTCGAACGCGGCCACCACGAGGTCGGCACCGGCGGGCAGACCGAGATCAACTACAAGTTCAACACCCTGCTGCACGCCGCCGACGACCTGATGCTGTTCAAGTACATCATCAAGAACACCGCCTGGGCCCACGGCAAGACCGTCACCTTCATGCCCAAGCCCCTGTTCGGCGACAACGGCTCGGGCATGCACGTACACCAGTCGGTCTGGCAGGACGGCGAGCCGCTGTTCTACGACGAGATCGGCTATGGCGGACTGTCGGACACCGCACGCCACTACATCGGCGGGATCTTGCACCACGCCCCGTCGCTGCTGGCGTTCACCAACCCCACCATCAACTCCTACAAGCGCCTGGTTCCCGGCTACGAGGCCCCGATCAACCTGGTCTACAGCCAGCGCAACCGCTCGGCCTGCGTGCGCATCCCGATCACCGGCACCAACCCCAAAGCCAAGCGCCTGGAGTTCCGCTGCCCGGACTCCTCGGGCAACCCCTACCTGGCCTTCGCCGCCATGCTGATGGCCGGCATCGACGGCATCAAGAACAAGATCGAACCGGCAGCCCCGGTCGACAAAGACCTCTACGAACTGCCCGCCGACGAGGCCGCCAACATCGCCCAGGCTCCGACATCGCTTTCCGAGGTGATCGACAATCTGGAAGCCGACCACGAATACCTCACCGAGGGCGGCGTGTTCACCCCGGACGTGATCGAGACCTGGATCAACTACAAGCGCGACAACGAGATCGCCCCGGTGAACCTGCGCCCGCACCCCTACGAGTTCGCGCTCTACTACGACTGCTGACGAACTGCTGGCGACCGCCGGCCGGGAGCGCCGGCCGGCGGGGTGTCAGCGGGGGGCCAGCCCAGCGATGATGTCAGCCGCCCGCGCCGCGCGGGCGGTCCGGTAGGAGGTACCCGCCCACAGGCTGGTGCCGTGCGGGTCGTCCATGGCCACTGCCGCCGCCCGGATCGGAGACGTCATGTGGTGGATCTCGGGATAGCCCACCGGTGCCACGTCTTCGAAGGAACGCGTGAAGTCATTCTCCAGGCTGCGCGCGTAGCGGCCGGAGAACGCGCATGTGACCGTGGTGTTGACGAATTCCGGGTTGGTCAGTGCCGCACGGTGGGTCGGGTTGGTGCCTGCCTCATGCGCCAGGAGCAGGGCCGTCCCGACCTGAGCGGCCACCGCGCCACGGCGCAGCACACCGCTCACGTCGGCCGCCGTGCCAAGCCCGCCCGCCGCCACCAAGGGGACGCCTGGGTGGGCGTGGCCGATCTGCGCCAGCAGGTTCTCCAGGGAGTCGGTGCCCGGCAGCGTGTCCGGGGCAAAGGTTCCCCGGTGCCCGCCGGCATTGGGGCCCTGCACCACCAGTGCCTCGGCGCCGTGCCCCACCGCGACGCCGGCTTCATAAGCCGACGTCACCGTGACCACGGTCAGGATGCGCTGCGACCGCAGCAGCTCCAGGATGTCGGGCGTCGGTGTCCCGAAGGCGAACGACACCACGGTGGGCCGCAGCTCCGCGACCACCTGAAGCTTCTCCGACCAGCAGTCGTCGTCATTGAAGCGTGGCTGGCCCAGCTCCACCCCGTAGTGCTCGGCCAGCGGATCCAGCAGGCCGGCGTATTCGTCGAGCAGCACGATGTCGGCGGCACTGGGTTGGGGCACAAAGAGGTTGACCCCGGTCGGACCGGTGGTGGCGACACGGGCCTCCGTGAGGTCGTCGGCCAGTTGCTCCGGCGTGCGGTAACCGCCGGCCACGAATCCCAGACCGCCAGCCTGGGATACCGCCGCCGCCAACGCCGGTGTGCTGGGACCGCCCGCCATCGGAGCGCCGACCAGCGGGACGGCGAGTTCGGAGAAGCTGAACGCCATTGCCTTAGCCTGCCATCGCCCTCAAACGCCGCGGAAGCGCCCCTTTGGAGCGGTACGGCCCGAGGACCGCGACGCCGTAGGGCTGGCGCAGCAGCCGCCCGGCCACCGCGTTGACCTCCTCGACGGTGACCG
It encodes:
- a CDS encoding PPE family protein, translated to MDFAMLPPEINSGRMYAGPGAGSLLAAAAAWDELGAELHTTAANYQSVISGLTSGAWQGVSSTRMAAAAAPYITWLSATGAQAEQTGAQAKAAATAHATAFAMTVPPAVIAANRAQLAALVATNFFGQNTPAIAATEAQYAEMWAQDATAMFSYAVAAEIASQVAPFGPPPQTANPGGMAAQEAAAAQGLGQGAAQAAVNGVMEALPGAAQSAIPPVIGDILADLGALGVTPVGTALTVAIIAAFIPEYLIAGAALPSPFGLGDASPMSIAAGVPLGLAPTLAAPASAGLASATSASVGSAQSVSGLSVPKAWATAAPEMRLAAAEVEAANVVAAEGVGGGMFGGMPLFGGAPLMAMGGRGANSQYRENKSVEEAKRKAVKGRRSTMW
- the glnA gene encoding type I glutamate--ammonia ligase; translation: MAKKTADDILTLISDESVEYVDVRFCDLPGQMQHLTVPAASLDAAAFEDGLAFDGSSIRGFQSIHESDMMLLPDYETARIDPFRAAKTLNLNFFVHDPFTREPYSRDPRNIARKAENYLTSTGIADTAYFGAEAEFYIFDSVRFDSQINGSFYKVDSGAGWWNTGRTTEADGSPNLGYKVRPKGGYFPVAPTDQYVDLRDAMSTNLTNAGFTVERGHHEVGTGGQTEINYKFNTLLHAADDLMLFKYIIKNTAWAHGKTVTFMPKPLFGDNGSGMHVHQSVWQDGEPLFYDEIGYGGLSDTARHYIGGILHHAPSLLAFTNPTINSYKRLVPGYEAPINLVYSQRNRSACVRIPITGTNPKAKRLEFRCPDSSGNPYLAFAAMLMAGIDGIKNKIEPAAPVDKDLYELPADEAANIAQAPTSLSEVIDNLEADHEYLTEGGVFTPDVIETWINYKRDNEIAPVNLRPHPYEFALYYDC
- a CDS encoding WXG100 family type VII secretion target, which codes for MSINYQFGDVDAHGALIRAQAASLEAEHQAIVHDVLTAGDFWGGAGSVACQEFVTQLGRNFAVIYEQANSHGQKVQTAGNNMANTDASVGSSWA
- a CDS encoding WXG100 family type VII secretion target encodes the protein MTSRFMTDPDAMRAMAGRFDVHAQTVEDEARRMWASSTNISGAGWGGLAERTSLDTMGQMQTAFRNIVTMLHSVRDGLIRDANHYEQQEAASQQILSGS
- a CDS encoding nitronate monooxygenase, which produces MAFSFSELAVPLVGAPMAGGPSTPALAAAVSQAGGLGFVAGGYRTPEQLADDLTEARVATTGPTGVNLFVPQPSAADIVLLDEYAGLLDPLAEHYGVELGQPRFNDDDCWSEKLQVVAELRPTVVSFAFGTPTPDILELLRSQRILTVVTVTSAYEAGVAVGHGAEALVVQGPNAGGHRGTFAPDTLPGTDSLENLLAQIGHAHPGVPLVAAGGLGTAADVSGVLRRGAVAAQVGTALLLAHEAGTNPTHRAALTNPEFVNTTVTCAFSGRYARSLENDFTRSFEDVAPVGYPEIHHMTSPIRAAAVAMDDPHGTSLWAGTSYRTARAARAADIIAGLAPR